The following are encoded together in the Parabacteroides chongii genome:
- a CDS encoding adenosine kinase, with the protein MNTIGLGNALVDVLLQLDSDDVLTKVGIKKGAMDMINQEQMIAIRKTQERLERSQAPGGSVCNTMRAMACLGANTGFIGKIGTDSVGEYYEKALKDVNVTPYFIKTEGISGSCTVLISKDGERSMGTFLGPAPTITPEEIKEEILSLYNCIYIEGYLLVNEELVRTTMQKAKKLGLKVALDLSNFNIVNAFKGLLDDIIPKYVDILFSNESEAEAFTGLKAQEAVKVLSGMVGVSLVTLGKEGALVGSNGQIIAVPAEGGKPVDTTGAGDHFAAGFLYGQSVGASLEQSAHIGSLLAGYIIDVIGAQIPDDKWEQIKLKVDAIVS; encoded by the coding sequence ATGAATACAATAGGCTTAGGAAACGCTTTAGTGGACGTTTTACTACAGTTGGATAGTGATGATGTACTTACAAAAGTCGGTATAAAGAAAGGTGCAATGGATATGATCAACCAGGAACAGATGATCGCTATCCGTAAAACACAGGAACGCCTTGAGAGAAGCCAGGCTCCGGGCGGCTCGGTTTGTAACACGATGCGCGCCATGGCTTGCCTGGGGGCAAATACCGGTTTTATCGGAAAGATAGGAACGGATTCTGTGGGTGAGTATTATGAAAAAGCATTGAAGGATGTGAATGTGACTCCTTATTTTATAAAGACGGAGGGGATATCCGGCAGTTGTACGGTCCTGATCTCTAAGGACGGCGAACGATCTATGGGAACATTCCTGGGACCGGCTCCGACAATTACTCCGGAGGAGATCAAAGAAGAGATTTTAAGCCTATACAATTGTATATATATAGAAGGTTATTTGCTGGTAAACGAGGAACTGGTCCGTACCACCATGCAAAAAGCTAAAAAGCTGGGTTTGAAAGTAGCTCTCGATTTATCAAACTTTAATATCGTCAATGCTTTTAAAGGCTTGCTGGATGATATTATTCCTAAATATGTGGACATTCTGTTTTCCAATGAGAGTGAAGCGGAAGCTTTTACCGGATTGAAGGCTCAGGAGGCTGTTAAAGTACTTTCCGGAATGGTTGGGGTTTCTTTGGTTACCTTAGGAAAGGAAGGAGCGTTGGTCGGTAGTAACGGACAGATTATTGCAGTCCCGGCTGAGGGCGGCAAGCCTGTCGATACGACAGGAGCTGGCGATCATTTCGCTGCCGGGTTCCTGTACGGACAATCTGTAGGTGCCTCTTTGGAGCAATCTGCCCACATCGGCTCCCTTTTGGCTGGGTATATCATAGACGTGATCGGGGCGCAGATACCGGATGATAAATGGGAACAAATAAAGTTAAAAGTAGATGCGATAGTATCCTGA
- a CDS encoding S41 family peptidase → MFKQIRRERLIGLFCLLLLAGSVIPAQAQKDNRFEVSKNLDIFNALVKEVEMFYVDSVDVEKTVRRGINAMLGGLDPYTVYYPEQDMDELKIMTTGEYGGIGSYIRERKEGGVYVTEPFEGMPAALAGLKAGDRILAIDTVDTSNKTSSEVSELLKGVPNTKMVLKIQRPNEKKPREVELIRKQILVDQVTYYGVRGDGVGYIYLKSFTDKSAQEVKAALEDLKKNHQIKSLVLDLRNNPGGLLESAAQIVGMFVPKGKEVVSTKGKISQWDRTYRTSTEPIDTVMPMVVLINGNSASAAEIVSGALQDMDRAVLVGQRSYGKGLVQSTRELPYEGRLKVTMSKYYIPSGRCIQQMDYSHRKADGSVDAIPDSLTSVFYTSKGRPVRDGGGVRPEFEIEEEEMPTMMYYLATDFILMDFVTDWAQKHKTIPPVEEFTVSDEDFEAFKNYAKEKNFTYDRQSEKVLKNLKEVAKFEGYMDSDSTIFKELENRLTPDLERDFNHYKDQIKKLMASEIVKRYYYQKGELQESLKEDEVLEKAIEVLGDQELYNKTLSTPEEGTVPTEDKPKASNGGNIAYVFDQTIG, encoded by the coding sequence ATGTTTAAGCAGATACGACGAGAAAGATTGATAGGTTTGTTTTGTTTACTGCTCCTGGCTGGGAGCGTTATACCTGCACAAGCTCAGAAAGATAATCGCTTTGAAGTAAGTAAGAACCTGGACATTTTCAATGCCCTGGTGAAAGAAGTTGAAATGTTTTATGTGGACTCGGTCGATGTAGAGAAGACAGTTCGCAGAGGAATCAACGCCATGTTGGGCGGTCTGGATCCTTATACGGTCTATTATCCGGAACAGGATATGGATGAACTGAAGATAATGACGACGGGTGAGTATGGCGGTATCGGTTCTTATATCCGTGAACGTAAAGAGGGCGGAGTGTATGTGACCGAGCCTTTCGAAGGAATGCCTGCTGCGTTAGCCGGTCTGAAAGCGGGAGACCGTATCCTGGCTATCGATACGGTGGATACGAGCAATAAAACATCCAGTGAAGTAAGCGAGTTGCTGAAAGGCGTACCCAATACCAAAATGGTTTTGAAGATACAGCGTCCGAATGAAAAGAAACCTCGCGAAGTGGAACTGATACGTAAGCAGATCCTGGTAGATCAGGTTACGTATTATGGTGTACGGGGTGATGGTGTCGGATATATTTATCTGAAAAGTTTTACAGACAAGAGTGCGCAGGAGGTAAAAGCAGCTTTGGAAGATTTGAAGAAGAACCATCAGATCAAATCGTTGGTGCTAGATTTGCGGAATAATCCTGGTGGTTTGCTGGAAAGTGCTGCACAGATAGTCGGAATGTTTGTTCCGAAAGGGAAAGAAGTAGTATCGACCAAGGGAAAGATCAGTCAATGGGACCGTACGTATCGTACTTCGACTGAGCCGATCGATACAGTTATGCCGATGGTGGTACTGATCAATGGGAACTCTGCCTCAGCAGCTGAGATCGTGTCCGGTGCTTTGCAGGATATGGATCGTGCTGTATTGGTAGGACAGCGGTCGTATGGCAAAGGTTTGGTACAGTCTACTCGTGAGCTGCCTTATGAAGGACGTTTGAAAGTGACTATGAGTAAATACTATATCCCCAGCGGACGTTGTATTCAACAGATGGACTATTCGCATCGGAAGGCAGACGGCAGTGTGGATGCCATACCGGATAGCTTGACTTCTGTATTCTATACATCCAAGGGGCGTCCGGTTCGTGACGGTGGTGGAGTACGTCCTGAGTTTGAGATAGAAGAGGAAGAGATGCCGACAATGATGTATTATTTGGCAACTGATTTTATTTTGATGGATTTCGTTACGGACTGGGCACAGAAGCATAAGACTATTCCCCCGGTAGAAGAGTTTACTGTTTCTGACGAAGATTTTGAAGCATTCAAAAACTATGCAAAGGAAAAGAATTTTACATACGATCGTCAGAGTGAGAAGGTTCTGAAAAATTTGAAGGAGGTTGCCAAGTTTGAAGGATATATGGATAGCGATTCTACCATTTTTAAAGAACTGGAAAATCGTTTAACACCGGATTTGGAACGTGACTTTAATCATTACAAAGATCAGATCAAGAAACTTATGGCTTCAGAAATAGTGAAGCGTTATTATTATCAGAAAGGTGAGTTACAGGAAAGCCTGAAAGAGGACGAAGTGCTGGAGAAAGCCATCGAAGTTTTGGGCGATCAGGAGCTATATAATAAGACATTGAGCACTCCAGAGGAAGGAACTGTCCCGACTGAAGATAAACCCAAAGCATCCAATGGTGGAAATATTGCATATGTGTTCGATCAAACTATAGGATAA